The following is a genomic window from Thioclava electrotropha.
TACCTTTACCCATACGGACTTCGGTGGGTTTCGCGGTGATCGGGGTATCCGGGAAGATCCGGATCCAGACACGGCCTTGACGCTTCATGTGGCGGGTGATCGCACGACGCGCAGCTTCGATCTGACGGGCGGTAACGCGCTCGGGCGCCTCTGCCTTGAGGCCGAAGTGACCGAAGTTCAGGTCGAAACCACCTTTGGCTTCACCGTGAATCCGGCCTTTGTGCATCTTGCGGAACTTCGTCCGTTTCGGTTGCAGCATAACTATCTACTCCCTCAGCGATCGCGACGCGGGCCGCGCGGTGCCGGGCCCTCTTGGGCTTCAGCGTGCTTGCGGTCACGAGCTTGCGGATCATGTTCCATGATCTCGCCTTTGAAGATCCAGACCTTCACGCCGATGATCCCGTAGGGGGTCGACGCTTCGGACAGCGCATAGTCGATATCGGCACGCAGGGTGTGCAGCGGAACGCGACCTTCGCGATACCACTCGGTACGTGCGATCTCGGCGCCGCCCAGACGGCCAGCGACGTTCACACGGATACCAAGACCACCCATACGCATCGCGTTCTGCACCGAGCGCTTCATGGCGCGACGGAACGAGACACGACGCTCGAGCTGCTGTGCGATCGACTCGGCGACGAGCTGCGCATCGAGTTCCGGCTTGCGGACTTCGACGATGTTCAGGTGCAGCTCGCTGTCGGTGAAGTTCGCCAGCTTCTTGCGGAGCGCTTCGATGTCAGCGCCCTTCTTGCCGATGATGACGCCCGGACGTGCTGCGTGAATGGTCACACGGCACTTCTTGTGCGGACGCTCGATGATGACACGGCTGATGCCGGCCTGCTTGGCTTCCTCGTGGATGAACTCGCGGATCTTGATGTCCTCGAGCAGCAGGTCGCCGTAGTCTTTGCTGTCGGCATACCAGCGGCTATCCCAGGTGCGGTTGACCTGGAGGCGCATGCCGATCGGATTAACCTTCTGACCCATTACGCTTGCTCCTCAACCTGACGCACCTTGATGGTGATTTCCGAGAACGGCTTCATGATCTTGCCGAAGCGACCACGTGCCCGCGGACGGCCACGCTTCATCACCAGGTTCTTGCCAACCCAGGCTTCCGCCACGACGAGCTCGTCCACGTCCAGGCCGTGGTTGTTCTCAGCGTTGGCGATTGCCGACTGAAGGCACTTCTTCACGTCGAGCGCGATGCGCTTCTTCGAGAAGGTCAGGTCCGAAAGGGCCTTGTCGACCTTCTTGCCACGGATCATCGCGGCGACGAGGTTCAGTTTCTGCGGCGAGGTGCGAAGCATGCGGGTCTTCGCCATCGCTTCGTTCTCCGCCACGCGGCGCGGATTCTTTTCCTTACCCATGACGATTACTTCCTCTTGGCTTTTTTGTCGGCCGCATGCCCGTAATAGGTGCGGGTCGGCGAATATTCACCGAACTTCTGACCGATCATTTCCTCGGTGACGTTCACCGGGATGTGCTTGTGGCCGTTGTAGACCCCAAAGGTCAGACCAACGAATTGCGGCAGGATGGTGGAGCGACGCGACCAGATCTTGATGACGTCGCCTTTGCCCGACTCGCGAGCCTTCTCTGCTTTTTTCAGCAGGTAGGCATCAACGAAGGGGCCTTTCCAAACAGAACGAGACATATGTTAGCGACCCTTCTTCTTCGCGTGACGCGAACGCAGGATATACTGGTCCGTCTTCTTGTTGACGCGCGTGCGCTTGCCCTTGGTGGGCTTGCCCCACGGCGTAACCGGATGACGGCCACCCGAGGTACGACCTTCACCACCACCGTGCGGGTGGTCGATCGGGTTCATCGCGACACCGCGGACGGTCGGACGGACGCCCATGTGGCGCTTACGACCGGCTTTACCGAGGTTCTGGTTCGAGTGGTCGGCGTTCGACACGGCACCGATGGTCGCCATGCATTCCTGACGCACGAGGCGCAGTTCGCCCGACGAAAGACGCAGCTGAGCGTAGCCACCGTCACGGCCGACGAATTGGGCGTAGGTGCCCGCGGCGCGTGCGATCTGGCCACCCTTGCCGGGCTTCAGTTCGACGTTGTGGACGATGGTACCGATCGGCATGCCCGAGAACGGCATCGCGTTGCCCGGCTTGACGTCGTGACGCGAGCCCGAAACGACCTTGTCACCGACAGCGAGACGCTGGGGTGCGAGGATGTAGGCCTGCTCACCATCTTCATAGTTGATCAGCGCGATGAAGGCGGTCCGGTTCGGATCGTATTCGATCCGCTCGACGGTGCCTTGAACATCGAACTTGCGACGCTTGAAATCGACGATGCGGTAGAGACGCTTCGCGCCACCACCCTTGTGCCACATCGTGATCCGCCCGGTGTTGTTCCGGCCACCCGACTTGGTCAAACCCTGCGTGAGGGCTTTGACCGGACGGCCTTTCCAAAGCTCCGAACGGTCGATCAGAACCAGCCCACGCTGGCCCGGCGTCGTCGGCTTATACGACTTGAGTGCCATGCTTTCTGTCTTCCGTTGGTTTGCGGCGAGTTGCCCCGCCTGTCTGTGTGTATAGGGCCCCGAAGGTCCCCGAATTCAAAAATCACGGGCCCCGGAACGAATCCGAGGCCGCGAGACTGGCGCGATGTAGCAGGGATGCGGGGGTGAGTCTATAGGCTTGGCCTGTTTTTGCGCGCGACGGACCAAGCAACTGGCGCTTCGTCGTCCGGGCGGGCAAAATGGCTCTCGAGGCAGAAGACATAACAGGAGCAACCAATGCGTCCAACCCGAGCAATCCTCCTTGCAGCCGCGCTTTGCGCGGCAGCGACCCTCGCCACCCCCACCCTCGCCGACGCATGGCGCGGCACCTATGAGGTCGCCGGGGTGAAAGGCGAGGACATGCTGAAACTGCGCGCAGGCCCCGGCACCGGCTACAAGGTGATCCTGGGGCTTCCGAACGGCGCGCTCGTCCATGTGCGCAGCTGCGAGCGCAGCGGCAATACCCGCTGGTGCAACGTCTCGCTCGACGTCGCCCGCAACCTGCGCGGCTATGTCTCGGAGAGCTACCTGCGCGAGAAGTGAGGCGCTGGCGCTGCCCAGGCTGGCCGCCCGGGCACTCCATGAGCGGCAAGCGCTCCCTCCCCCCCGACACGGCAAACGAAAAGGCCCCCGCATCAGCGAGGGCCTTCTCAATTTCTCTGTCCTACCGGATTACAGACCGGTGGTGACGTCGATCGTGTTGCCTTCTTCCAGCGTCACGTAGGCTTTCTTGAAGTCCGAGCGACGGCCGGGGGTGCCCCGGAAGCGCTTGGTCTTGCCTTTGGTGATGGTGGTGTTGACCGCCTTCACCTTGACGCCGAAGAGAGTCTCAACAGCTTCTTTGATCTGCGGCTTCGAAGCGTCTTTAGCAACTTCGAAAACAACAGCGCCGTTCTCCGAGGCCATGGTGGCCTTTTCGGTGATGATCGGCTTGACGATCACGTCGTAATGTTCGGGTTTCGCGCTCATTTCAGACGAGCCTCCAGAGCTTCGACACCCGCCTTCGTGAGCACGAGCGTGTCACGCTTGAGGATGTCATACACGTTGGCGCCCATCGAAGGCAGCACATCGATGCCGTCGATGTTGCGCGCGGCTTGGGCGAAGTTCTCGTTCACCTCGGCCCCGTCGATCACCAGCACCTTTTTCCAGCCCAGCTCCTTGGCGGCTTTCGCCAGCAGCTTGGTCTTGGCTTCGGCGAGCTGCGCGTCCTCCAGGACGATCAGTTTGCCAGCGGCGGCTTTCGACGACAGCGCGTGCTTCAGACCCAGAGCCCGGAACTTCTTGGGCAGGTCATGAGCGTGGCTGCGCGGGGTCGGGCCCTTGTAGACACCACCCTTGCGGAAGATCGGCGCCTTGCGGGAGCCGTGACGTGCGCCACCGGTGCCCTTCTGACGGTAGATCTTCTTGGTCGAGTAGCTGACCTCCGAGCGGGTGAGAACCGAGTGGGTGCCCTGCTGAGCCTTCGCGCGCTGCCAGCGCACGACGCGATGCAGGATGTCCGCACGCGGCTCGAGCCCGAAGATCTCGTCGGCGAGGTCGATCGAACCGGCTTTGCCGGCGTCGAGCTTGATCACATCGAGTTTCATTGCTTGTCTCCTTCGGGCGCTTCGCCGCCGTCTTCGCCTTTGTCGGCTTCGATCGACTCTTCAGCTTCCTTCAGCGCAGCAGCTTCCTGAGCGGCCTGCTCCTCGGCGAGACGCTGAGCTTCGGCTTCAGCCTCGGCAGCAGCAGCGGCAGCGGCTTCTTCAGCAGCTTTCGCAGCGGCTTCGGCAGCCGACTTCAGCGCGGCGGGGTAGATGATGTTCTCGGAGAGCGGCTTCTTGACCGCATCCTTGACCGTCACCCAGCCACCTTTGGCGCCCGGCACCGAACCCTTGACCATGATCAGGCCACGGTCGGCATCGGTCTTGACGACCTGAAGGTTCTGGGTCGTGACGCGCACGGCACCGAGGTGACCTGCCATCTTCTTGCCCTTGAACACTTTGCCCGGGTCCTGACACTGACCGGTCGAACCGTGCGAGCGGTGCGAGATCGACACACCGTGCGTGGCGCGCAGACCGCCGAAGTTGTGACGCTTCATAGCACCGGCGAAACCCTTACCGATCGAGGTGCCCGCGATATCCACGAACTGACCTTCGAAATAGTGGTTCGCGGTGATTTCCTCGCCCACTTCGATCAGGTTTTCTTCAGCGACGCGGAATTCCGCGACTTTGCGCTTCGGGGCGACATTGGCTTTCGCGAAGTGACCACGCAGAGCGGCGGTCGTACGCTTGGCCTTGGCTTCACCAGCGCCGAGCTGAACGGCGGTGTAGCCGTCGAGTTCGGAAGTGCGCTGAGCCACCACCTGAAGCTTGTCGAGTTGGAGAACGGTCACAGGAACCTGCTTGCCGTCCTCAAGGAAGAGCCGGGTCATGCCCAGCTTCTTGGCGATAACACCAGTCCGCAGCATAATGCCCTCCTTACACCTTGATCTCGACGTCGACGCCCGCTGCGAGGTCGAGCTTCATCAGCGCGTCCACGGTCTGGGGGGTCGGATCGACGATGTCGAGAAGACGCTTGTGCGTCCGGATTTCCCACTGGTCGCGCGACTTCTTGTCGATGTGCGGACCACGCAGAACCGTGAATTTCTCGATCTTGTTCGGGAGCGGGATGGGCCCGCGAACCTGAGCACCCGTGCGCTTCGCGGTGTTCACGATTTCCTGGGTGCTGGCGTCCAGCACGCGGTAATCGAACGCCTTGAGCCGGATGCGGATATTTTGGCCGGTCATATGTCATGCCTCTTCGCATGGCGTGAAGGTTGAGAGGCAGACGGCACCGAATGTAGCGCCTGCATCGAACCTGAAAATCTTGGCAGATCAGGCGCGTCCTCTATGGCGTCACTCTGAGTCTGTCAAGAGCGAATGGCGCGCCTTTCGGCGCACCATTCAAATTCTTTCCAACTGTCGTTTTCGGGGCCCCGGAGAGGGCTCCGAAACCATCGATCACGCGATGATTTTGGAGACGACGCCGGCGCCGACGGTGCGGCCACCTTCGCGGATTGCGAAGCGCAGACCGTCTTCCATCGCGATCGGAGCGATCAGTTCGACTTCGAACTTCAGGTTGTCGCCCGGCATCACCATCTCGGTGCCCTCGGGAAGGGTCACGGTGCCGGTCACGTCCGTCGTGCGGAAGTAGAACTGCGGACGGTAGTTCGCGAAGAACGGGGTGTGACGGCCACCTTCCTCTTTGGTGAGGATGTAGGCTTCTGCCTCGAACTTCGTGTGCGGCTTAACCGAACCCGGCTTACACAGAACCTGACCACGCTCAACGCCGTCACGGTCCACACCGCGCAGCAGCGCGCCGATGTTGTCGCCAGCTTCACCACGGTCCAGCAGCTTGCGGAACATCTCGACGCCCGTGCAGGTCGTCTTCGAGGTGTCGCGGATACCCACGATTTCCAGTTCGTCGCCGACGTTGATCACGCCACGCTCGACGCGGCCGGTCACAACCGTACCACGGCCCGAGATCGAGAACACGTCTTCGATCGGCATCAGGAAGGGCTGATCCACGGCGCGCTCCGGCGTCGGGATGTAGCTGTCGACAGCTTCCATCAGCGCGCGGATCGAGTTCTCGCCGATTTCCGGATCACGGCCTTCCATCGCGGCCAGAGCCGAACCCTTGATGATCGGGATATCGTCGCCGGGGAAGTCGTAGGACGACAGAAGTTCGCGAACTTCCATTTCCACGAGCTCGAGCAGCTCTTCGTCGTCGACCTGGTCAACCTTGTTCAGGTACACGACCATCGCCGGGATGCCGACCTGACGGCCGAGCAGGATGTGCTCGCGGGTCTGCGGCATCGGGCCGTCAGCTGCGTTCACAACCAGGATCGCGCCGTCCATCTGCGCTGCACCCGTGATCATGTTCTTCACGTAGTCGGCGTGGCCGGGGCAGTCGACGTGCGCGTAGTGACGCGACTCGGTCTCGTACTCCACGTGCGCGGTCGAGATCGTGATGCCGCGGGCTTTCTCTTCCGGCGCGCCGTCGATCTGGTCATACGCGCGGAAATCACCGAAATACTTCGTGATCGCAGCCGTCAGCGTCGTCTTGCCGTGGTCAACGTGGCCAATCGTGCCGATGTTGACGTGCGGTTTGTTACGTTCAAACTTTTCCTTTGCCATGATGGCCTCCTGTCAGTGCGTTGGATTGGAAAGGCGCCGGGTTGCCCCGGCGCACGTCCCTTACGCGTATTTCTTCTGGATCTCGTCCGAGATGTTCTGCGGCACGGCTTCGTAATGGCTGAAGAGCATCGTGAAGACCGCACGGCCCGAGGACATCGAACGCAGGTTGTTGATGTAGCCGAACATGTTGGCGAGCGGCACGAAGGCGTTCACGACGACCGCGTTACCGCGGGTGTCCTGACCTTGCACCTGGCCCCGACGCGAGGTCAGGTCGCCAATGATGCCACCGGTATATTCTTCCGGGGTCACCACTTCGACTTTCATCATCGGCTCGAGCAGCTTCGCGCCAGCCTTGCGCAGACCTTCACGCATCGCGGCACGCGAAGCGATTTCGAAGGCGAGCACCGAGGAGTCGACGTCGTGGAAAGCACCGTCAACCAGCGCAACCTTGAAGTCGATCACCGGGAAGCCTGCCAGCGGACCGGAGTCCATGACCGACTTGATGCCCTTTTCGACGCCCGGGATGTATTCCTTCGGAACAGCACCACCAACGATGCGGCTCTCGAACGAATAACCTTCGCCCGGCTCGGTCGGCGTGATCTCGAGCTTGACGCGCGCGAACTGACCGGTACCGCCGGTCTGCTTCTTGTGCGTGTAGTCGATCTCGGTCGCGTGGCTGATCGTCTCGCGATAGGCCACCTGCGGAGCACCGATATTCGCCTCAACCTTGAACTCGCGCTTCATGCGGTCGACCAGGATGTCGAGGTGAAGTTCGCCCATGCCCTTCATGATGGTCTGACCCGACTCGATATCGGTCTCGACGCGGAAGGACGGGTCTTCGGCTGCCAGGCGCTGAAGGGCGAGGCCCATCTTCTCCTGGTCGGCTTTCGACTTCGGCTCCACGGCGATTTCGATCACCGGATCAGGGAAGGTCATCGTTTCGAGAACGACCTGGTTGTTCGGGTCGCACAGCGTGTCACCGGTGGTGGTCTCTTTCAGACCGGCCAGCGCGATGATGTCGCCTGCATATGCTTCTTCGATCTCGGTCCGGTTGTTCGAGTGCATCATCATCATACGACCGATGCGCTCTTTACGACCTTTGGTCGCGTTCAGGATCGAGTCGCCCTTCTTCATCGTGCCCGAGTAGAGGCGCGTGAAGGTGAGCGAGCCCACGAAGGGGTCGTTCATGATCTTGAAGGCGAGACCCGAGAGCGGCTCTTCGTCATCGGCGTGACGCGCGATGTTCCGGGTTTCCGTCTCGTCGTCCGGCGAGAAGCCCATGTAGGCGGGCACGTCGAGCGGCGAGGGCAGGAAGTCGACCACGGCGTTGAGCAGCGGCTGGACACCCTTGTTCTTGAAGGCCGAACCACCCAGAACCGGAACGAAGGACAGCGACAGCGTGCCCTTACGGATCAGGCTGCGCAGCGTTGCGATATCGGGCTCTTCGCCTTCGAGATAGGCCATCATCGCGTCGTCGTCTTGCTCGACGGCGTTCTCGATGAGGTGCGAACGCCATTCGTCCGCAGTCGCTTTCAGATCGTCACGGATCGGCTGACGAACCCAGGCAGCGCCCAAATCTTCGCCTTTCCAGACCCACTCTTCCATGGTGACCAGGTCGACGATGCCTTCGAGTTGATCTTCGGCACCGATCGGGAAGTTCACCGGAACCGGGGTCGCACCGGTGCGGTCTTTGATCATCTTCACGCAGTTGAAGAAGTCCGCGCCGATCTTGTCCATCTTGTTGACGAAGACGAGGCGCGGAACCTTGTAGCGGTCAGCCTGACGCCACACGGTCTCGGTCTGCGGCTCAACACCGGCGTTCCCGTCGAGCAGCGCAACAGCGCCGTCGAGCACGGCCAGCGAACGCTCCACCTCGATGGTGAAGTCGACGTGGCCGGGGGTGTCGATGATGTTCATACGGAACTTGGTATCATCCGTACCTTCGGCGGTCGGATCTTCCTGCCACTGCCAGAAAGTCGTCGTTGCTGCCGAGGTGATGGTGATGCCGCGCTCGGCCTCTTGCTCCATCCAGTCCATGGTAGCAGCACCGTCGTGCACTTCGCCGATCTTGTGCGACTTGCCGGTGTAGAACAGGATGCGCTCGGTCGTCGTGGTTTTACCAGCGTCGATATGCGCCATGATCCCGAAGTTGCGATAACGCTTTAGGGGATATTCGCGAGCCATTGTGGCGTCCTTCCGTTATTACCAGCGATAATGGCTGAACGCTTTGTTCGCGTCGGCCATCTTGTGGGTGTCTTCGCGCTTCTTGACCGCGGAACCACGCGAGTTCACCGCATCCAGAAGCTCGCCAGCGAGGCGCTCTTCCATGGTGTTCTCGTTGCGGGACTTGGCGGCAGCGATGAGCCAGCGGATAGCCAGCGCTTCGCGGCGGGTCGGGCGCACTTCGACCGGAACCTGGTAGGTGGCACCACCCACACGACGCGAACGCACTTCGACCGAAGGCTTCACGTTGTCGAGGGCTTCGTGGAACACCTCGATGGGCTCACGCTTGAGCTTGCCCTCAACGCGGTTGAGCGCGTTGTAGACGATTTTCTCGGCGGCGGACTTCTTGCCGTCGATCATCAGGTTGTTCATGAATTTGGTCAGCACGCGATCGCCATATTTGGCGTCGGGCAGGACTTCGCGCTTTTCAGCGGCGTGACGACGAGACATCTCGAGATCTCCTTACTTCGGACGCTTCGCGCCGTATTTCGAACGGCGTTGACGACGGTCTTTAACACCTTGCGTATCGAGCACACCGCGCAGGATGTGGTAACGAACGCCCGGAAGGTCTTTCACACGGCCGCCACGGATGAGCACAACGGAGTGCTCCTGGAGGTTGTGCTTTTCGCCCGGGATGTAGGAAATGACCTCGAAGCCATTCGTCAGGCGCACCTTGGCGACCTTACGCATAGCGGAGTTCGGTTTCTTCGGCGTCGTCGTGTAGACGCGCGTGCAAACGCCACGCTTTTGCGGGCACTCTTGGAGGTGTTGCGACTTAGAGCGCTTCACCTTGGGCTGCCGCGGTTTGCGGATCAGCTGTTGGATCGTCGGCATTCGGTTCCCCGTTCTGCTGTCAATACTCGCCCCGTTTCCGGAGGCGCCACTTCTCGACGCGTTTCCGCGCGGATTCGCGAAAACGCCAAATCGCATTCCTCCCCGGCCCGAGGACCGCGGCGAATGCGTTGAATTCCAGAGGATCGGGGCGAAGGCCCGGATCATGACCACTAGAAATCGGCGACCCTCCGGGCAGACTTCGCCCGTCAGGTAGCGCGGCGTATAGGGGGAGTCGTTTGGGTTGTCAACTCTCGCGGCGGGTCCGTGCGAGGAGCTGCGCGCCCCACCCCGCAAAGAGGATCCCCCAGAGCAGCCAGGCCACCGTAAGGCTCACCAGCCCGGCGAAATAGGTATCCGACAGGAAGTGCCGCCCGGTGCCGACCCGCTGCACGATGATGAAGACCGCGACGAAGACGCCGATGGCCCGCAGATAGAGCAATCCCCAGCGCGGGAGGCGTAGCCGCGACAGCTCCGCGCCGAGCCAGATCAGCAGCCCCAGCGCCACCGCCGCCGCCACCTCGCCCGATACGAACGAGCAGTTCCGCGAGCATTGATCGGTGAAGGTGCCCGCAAGACTGAAATGATGCGCGCCGCCGAAGAGATCGACATCGGCCGGGCGCGCGCGTCCCGAATTGGCCTTGAGGACCCCGTTCACCACCACGATCGGGCCGAGCAGGTAGAGCAGGCAGACGAAGGCCCAGATCCGCGCCGGCAGGCGCAGCACCGTGCGATGGCGCAGCCCCGCCCAGGGCCAGGCCACGAGCGAGACGAGGAACAGCACGATCGAGACATCCCAGATCCGCTGGCGCAGCCACTCCCAGAGCGGATTGGTGATCACCGAGAACCCCTCCCCTGCCCGGTAGAACAGCCCGGCGACGCCGAGATCGAGTTCCGGCACGAAGCGGAACAGCAGAAAGCCCCCGATCCACGCCGCCAGCAACAGGCGGCCCGCGAATATCATGTCAATTTTCGGAACGGACACAGCGCGCCTCCACCAGATAAGCCGCATAGCCTTTGCCCGCCCAGGTCCCCGTCGCGTCGAGCTGCGCCTCGGGGGTAACCGGACCGCTGCCGCAATCGGGCGCGCTATTGGCGATCACCAGCAAACGACCATAATAGTCCTGTGGCAAGGGCCACATCTGCTCGTAATAGCTGTCGGCGCGCACGACAGGCTTCGGCGCGTAGACGGTCACGCCCGCATCCTGCCCGGTATAGAACAGATCGGCGAGGATCGCGCGATTGCCCGTGTAGACCGGCACGTCGGTCGCTTTCGCGAGTGTCAGGATCTGGCGGCTCAGATCGGCCTGCCCCAGCCACCGCTTCAGAAGCGGCGCGCCATCCTTCTGCGGATACGGCGCGAGAACGGTCAGCAGCGGGATCGACAGCGCGATCAGACCGTTGATCACGATCGCGATCCAGCGCCAGATGCCGCGCAGCACGATCACCGCCAGCACCGTCCCTGCGAAATAGGCCGCGACCGCCCAATTGGCATAGGCGCGGTCGAGCAGCGCCTCGATCGTCACCGCGACCAGCGGCGGCACCGAGAGCATCGCCAGCCCGCGCTTGTCCGGATCGCCCCAGCCCGCATAGCCGATCAGCAGCGCCACCATCGTCACCGGCCCGAAGACCGCGAATTGCGAGGCGACGAACTCGGCCATCGAGCCGAAATTGAGCGCGGCCCCTTCGCGGACCCAGCCGACATTGTCCATCGTATGCGAGACCGTGGTCAGCCCGTTATTCAGGTTCCAGACCACGTTCGGCGCGATCACCAGTCCGAAGGCCAGCGCCGCAATCACCATATTACGCCAGCCGATCCGCCACGCTGGCGCAACAAGGGCTGCCAGCGCCAGACCGGGGATCAGGTAGATCGCGGCGTATTTCGCCATGAAGGCTAGCCCCGCCGCCACGCCCGCAGCGAGCGCGTCCGACCAGCGGCGGCTCTCGCCGGTACGATGCAGGAACAAAAGGCTCAGCGCGTAGAACGGGGCCATTACCGTATCGGTCGAGATCAGCACCGAGCCGACCGCGACGAAGGGCAGCGTGACATAGATCGCCGCCGACCAGATCGCGACCGA
Proteins encoded in this region:
- a CDS encoding ArnT family glycosyltransferase yields the protein MPSVNAKLERRVDRDGWLVPALIVVAAVTALRLVLLAFNKTDLFVDEAQYWLWGQHLDFGYYSKPPLIGWLLRAVTDLAGSDAPSWVRMPGAVLHGITALVLGALGARIAGRSVAIWSAAIYVTLPFVAVGSVLISTDTVMAPFYALSLLFLHRTGESRRWSDALAAGVAAGLAFMAKYAAIYLIPGLALAALVAPAWRIGWRNMVIAALAFGLVIAPNVVWNLNNGLTTVSHTMDNVGWVREGAALNFGSMAEFVASQFAVFGPVTMVALLIGYAGWGDPDKRGLAMLSVPPLVAVTIEALLDRAYANWAVAAYFAGTVLAVIVLRGIWRWIAIVINGLIALSIPLLTVLAPYPQKDGAPLLKRWLGQADLSRQILTLAKATDVPVYTGNRAILADLFYTGQDAGVTVYAPKPVVRADSYYEQMWPLPQDYYGRLLVIANSAPDCGSGPVTPEAQLDATGTWAGKGYAAYLVEARCVRSEN